One window from the genome of Epinephelus moara isolate mb chromosome 5, YSFRI_EMoa_1.0, whole genome shotgun sequence encodes:
- the asf1bb gene encoding histone chaperone asf1b-B → MAKVQVLNVAVLDNPSPFGNPFQFEITFECMEDLPEDLEWKIIYVGSAESEEYDQVLDSVLVGPVPAGRHMFVFQADAPNTGLIPESDAVGVTVVLITCTYRGQEFIRIGYYVNNEYTDPELRENPPLKPDYTQLLRNILASNPRVTRFHINWEGSADKMEDSENVDPSPNISSMLPPSCIPGKMPPLGLMPDNSMDCM, encoded by the exons ATGGCCAAGGTACAAGTGTTAAACGTCGCTGTGCTGGACAACCCGAGCCCATTTGGAAATCCTTTTCAGTTTGAAATCACGTTTGAATGCATGGAGGATTTACCAGAAG ATCTGGAGTGGAAGATCATCTACGTGGGTTCAGCTGAGAGCGAGGAATACGACCAGGTCCTGGACTCTGTGTTAGTTGGCCCGGTACCGGCTGGCAGacacatgtttgtgtttcag GCTGATGCTCCCAACACAGGGCTGATTCCAGAGAGTGATGCTGTAGGAGTGACTGTTGTCCTTATAACCTGCACCTACCGTGGACAGGAGTTCATTCGTATCGGTTACTACGTCAACAATGAATACACAGACCCTGAACTACGGGAAAACCCACCTCTCAAACCAGACTACACTCAG CTCCTGAGGAATATTCTGGCCTCTAACCCCCGTGTCACCCGCTTCCATATCAACTGGGAAGGCTCGGCAGACAAGATGGAGGACAGCGAGAACGTCGACCCGTCCCCCAACATCAGCAGCATGCTCCCTCCGTCCTGTATACCAGGAAAGATGCCGCCTCTCGGGCTGATGCCGGACAACTCCATGGACTGCATGTAA
- the LOC126390831 gene encoding complement C3-like has translation MDLHNPDGIILPIDLVSLKSGMHSGDYQLTEIVSFGLWKVVARFHNKPQLTYSAEFEVKEYVLPSFEVKLTIDNPFFYVDSRQLIVDIKATYLFDVNVDGMAYGVFGIMHGGHKTSLPSSLQRVPVSSEMVEAELRGIKIVQSPYTIYFKRTPKYFKPGMSFDVAVKCTYEFRITVGFLHSPPHRTISNTFLITNKRLGFLFIDVVVFHVISSQYEDQLQRDCCLDGMRETPVPYTCERRSEYINDGAACVEAFLHCCKEIESQRAERKEDSLRLARSEEDDSYMDSNEIVSRTKFPESWLWSDITLPPCPDSKPKCDTTSVTKSVPLQDSITTWQFTGISLSRTLGICVAEPLEIIVRKNFFIDLRLPYSAVRGEQLEIKAVIHNYSPNISTRLSRHIXVSDSVWVDAEDSCMGSLKLEPAEPPTTTKYYMPRNIFVLKVTGDPGATVGLVAVDKGVYVLNNKPRLNQKKVWEMVETYDTGCTPGGGKDGMSVFYDAGLLFESNTASGTPHREDLNCSALSRRKRATTIMDVTTSLASQYEDQLQRDCCLDGMRETPVPYTCERRSEYINDGAACVEAFLHCCKEIESQRAERKEDSLRLARSEEDDSYMDSNEIVSRTKFPESWLWSDITLPPCPDSKPKCDTTSVTKSVPLQDSITTWQFTGISLSRTLGICVAEPLEIVVKKNFFIDLRLPYSAVRGEQLEIKAVIHNYSPDIFTVRVDLIEETHVCSAASKRGKYRKEIEVGAKTTQSVPFILIPTREGQYRIEVKAAVKDQDISDGIVKTLQVVPEGLLVKSPQILTLDPVKKGAGELTAYVAKVFSIANNLVAVQKEHICDAVEFLIHNVQQPGGLFREVAAGDVRGVDSDASMTAFCLIAMQESRILCTATVNGLQGSIEKAAAYLEKRLPSLINPYAVAITSYALANENKLNQEILLKFASPVVYLFYLGYNNQINNRKNDGSFAAYPDHKSSAWLTAYVAKVFSIANNLVAVQKEHICDAVEFLIHNVQQPGGLFREVAAVSHETMIGDVRGVDSDASMTAFCLIAMQESRILCTATVNGLQGSIEKAAAYLEKRLPSLINPYAVAITSYALANENKLNQEILLKFASPDLSHWPTPRGRVYTLEATAYALLALVKAKAYEEAIPIVRWFNKQRRVKGGYGSTQATILVYQAVAEYWASAKEPEYDLNVDILLPGRSRPIKYNLNRENHYGTRTSKINEINRNVKVTATGTGEAVLTMVSLYYALPKEKESDCQRFNLSVQLLPESMAEDERIYRLKIAVLLAKGRARTIAKYSVNPAQSERSSLIIHLDKVSHTSPEEIIFRIHQKMKVGVLQPAAVSVYEFNHENSNQTHCVKFYHPERRGGELLRICRNDECTCAEENCGVLKKGNVSNVERTAKSCETKVSSNIDFVYKVRVEDFIDGLSTDIYTVLVLEVIKEGNDDVGPLNKQRTFLSYRHCRKTLGLNKGKTYLIMGASKDIYTD, from the exons atggacctgcat AACCCTGACGGCATCATTTTACCAATTGATCTGGTCTCTCTGAAATCAGGGATGCACTCTGGAGATTACCAGCTCACTGAAATTGTCag ttTCGGACTGTGGAAAGTGGTGGCAAGGTTTCACAACAAACCACAGCTGACTTACTCTGCAGAATTTGAGGTCAAAGAATATG TGCTGCCCAGTTTTGAGGTTAAACTGACGATTGACAATCCCTTCTTCTATGTGGACAGTCGACAACTAATTGTTGATATCAAAGCTAC gtATCTTTTTGATGTAAACGTAGATGGGATGGCCTACGGGGTATTTGGGATTATGCATGGGGGTCATAAAACGAGCTTGCCCAGCTCCCTTCAGAGAGTGCCGGTTA GTAGTGAAATGGTGGAGGCAGAGTTGAGAGGTATCAAGATTGTCCAATCACCTTATACCATCTACTTCAAGAGAACGCCCAAATACTTCAAACCAGGGATGTCCTTTGATGTTGCGGTAAAGTGCACATATGAGTTTAGAATAACAGTAGGGTTCCTTCACAGTCCTCCACACAGGACtatatcaaatacatttttaataaccAATAAAAGACTGGGCTTTCTTTTTATTGATGTGGTAGTCTTTCATGTGATAT CGAGTCAATATGAGGACCAACTGCAACGTGACTGTTGTTTGGATGGCATGAGGGAAACCCCCGTTCCATATACTTGTGAGAGGCGCAGCGAGTACATCAATGATGGTGCAGCCTGTGTCGAGGCCTTCCTGCACTGCTGCAAGGAGATAGAAAGCCAGCGAGCTGAGAGGAAGGAGGATAGCCTGCGACTGGCTCGAA GTGAAGAGGATGACAGTTACATGGACAGCAATGAAATTGTTTCTCGCACCAAATTCCCTGAAAGTTGGCTGTGGTCAGATATCACGCTGCCCCCTTGCCCTGATAGTAAACCTAAGTG TGACACCACATCAGTGACAAAAAGTGTTCCTTTGCAAGACTCAATCACAACCTGGCAGTTCACTGGCATCAGTCTGTCAAGAACTCTCG gtaTTTGTGTGGCTGAACCATTGGAGATAATTGTCAGGAAGAACTTCTTCATTGATCTCAGATTGCCCTACTCTGCTGTTCGTGGAGAGCAGCTGGAAATTAAAGCAGTCATCCACAACTACAGCCCCAATATTTCTACT cgactgtcccgtcacatctNGGTATCAGACTCTGTTTGGGTGGATGCAGAGGACTCCTGCATGGGCTCA TTAAAACTGGAACCAGCAGAACCCCCGACGACCACAAAGTACTATATGCCTCGCAACATATTTGTCCTGAAGGTCACTGGAGATCCAGGAGCCACAGTTGGACTGGTGGCAGTTGACAAAGGCGTCTATGTCCTAAACAACAAGCCCCGCCTCAACCAAAAAAAG GTGTGGGAGATGGTAGAGACATATGACACAGGGTGTACACCAGGTGGAGGGAAGGATGGTATGAGTGTGTTCTACGATGCTGGGCTGTTGTTTGAGTCCAACACAGCTTCCGGGACTCCCCACAGAGAAG ATTTGAATTGTTCGGCCCTCAGCAGGAGAAAACGAGCCACGACTATAATGGACGTAACAACTAGCTTGG CGAGTCAATATGAGGACCAACTGCAACGTGACTGTTGTTTGGATGGCATGAGGGAAACCCCCGTTCCATATACTTGTGAGAGGCGCAGCGAGTACATCAATGATGGTGCAGCCTGTGTCGAGGCCTTCCTGCACTGCTGCAAGGAGATAGAAAGCCAGCGAGCTGAGAGGAAGGAGGATAGCCTGCGACTGGCTCGAA GTGAAGAGGATGACAGTTACATGGACAGCAATGAAATTGTTTCTCGCACCAAATTCCCTGAAAGTTGGCTGTGGTCAGATATCACGCTGCCCCCTTGCCCTGATAGTAAACCTAAGTG TGACACCACATCAGTGACAAAAAGTGTTCCTTTGCAAGACTCAATCACAACCTGGCAGTTCACTGGCATCAGTCTGTCAAGAACTCTCG gtaTTTGTGTGGCTGAACCATTAGAAATAGTTGTCAAGAAGAACTTCTTCATTGATCTCAGATTGCCCTACTCTGCTGTTCGTGGAGAGCAGCTGGAAATTAAAGCAGTCATCCACAACTACAGCCCCGATATTTTTACT gTACGTGTGGATCTGATTGAGGAGACACACGTGTGCAGTGCTGCTTCTAAGCGTGGAAAATATCGCAAGGAGATTGAAGTTGGGGCCAAAACTACGCAGTCTGTACCCTTCATTCTTATTCCCACAAGGGAAGGACAATACCGCATTGAGGTTAAAGCAGCTGTGAAAGATCAAGATATCAGTGATGGAATTGTGAAGACTCTGCAGGTGGTG ccCGAAGGATTATTGGTAAAATCTCCCCAGATTCTAACTCTGGATCCTGTGAAAAAAGGTGCAGGTGA GCTGACAGCTTATGTTGCCAAGGTGTTTTCCATTGCCAACAATCTGGTGGCGGTGCAAAAGGAACATATCTGTGATGCTGTTGAGTTTCTGATTCACAACGTGCAGCAACCGGGTGGCTTGTTTAGAGAAGTTGCAGCG ggGGATGTGCGTGGTGTAGACTCAGATGCCTCCATGACAGCCTTCTGCCTCATTGCCATGCAGGAGTCACGCATACTATGTACAGCCACTGTTAAT GGTCTGCAAGGCAGTATAGAAAAAGCAGCAGCCTATCTGGAGAAGCGTCTGCCCAGCTTAATCAACCCATATGCTGTTGCCATAACATCATATGCCCTGGccaatgaaaacaaactgaaccaGGAGATCCTCTTGAAGTTTGCTTCCCCAG ttgtgtatttattttatctagGTTACAACAATCAGATTAACAACCGTAAAAATGATGGGTCCTTTGCTGCGTATCCTGATCACAAAAGCAGCGCATG GCTGACAGCTTATGTTGCCAAGGTGTTTTCCATTGCCAACAATCTGGTGGCGGTGCAAAAGGAACATATCTGTGATGCTGTTGAGTTTCTGATTCACAACGTGCAGCAACCTGGTGGCTTGTTTAGAGAAGTTGCAGCGGTATCTCATGAAACCATGATC ggagaTGTGCGTGGTGTAGACTCAGATGCCTCCATGACAGCCTTCTGCCTCATTGCCATGCAGGAGTCACGCATACTATGTACAGCCACTGTTAAT GGTCTGCAAGGCAGTATAGAAAAAGCAGCAGCCTATCTGGAGAAGCGTCTGCCCAGCTTAATCAACCCATATGCTGTTGCCATAACATCATATGCCCTGGccaatgaaaacaaactgaaccaGGAGATCCTCTTGAAGTTTGCTTCCCCAG ATTTGTCCCACTGGCCGACACCTAGGGGACGTGTTTACACATTAGAGGCCACAGCTTACGCTCTTCTGGCTTTGGTCAAGGCCAAG GCCTACGAAGAAGCCATACCTATTGTGAGATGGTTCAACAAACAGCGGAGAGTGAAGGGAGGCTATGGATCAACTCAG GCTACTATACTCGTGTACCAGGCTGTAGCAGAGTACTGGGCCAGTGCTAAAGAACCAGAGTATGACCTGAATGTGGACATCTTGTTGCCGGGCAGGTCTAGGCCTATCAAGTACAACCTCAACAGGGAAAACCACTACGGCACCAGAACATCTAAA ATCAATGAAATAAACCGGAACGTGAAAGTGACTGCCACAGGCACAGGAGAAGCAGTGCTAACG ATGGTGTCGCTGTATTACGCTCTACCgaaagaaaaggagagtgaCTGTCAGAGGTTTAACTTGTCAGTGCAGCTCCTTCCAG AGAGTATGGCCGAGGATGAGAGGATATATAGGCTGAAAATAGCGGTTTTG ttaGCCAAAGGACGTGCCCGCACTATTGCAAAGTATTCGGTAAACCCCGCCCAGTCAGAAAGAAGCTCACTCATAATCCACCTGGACAAG GTTTCTCACACAAGTCCAGAGGAGATCATTTTTAGGATTCATCAGAAGATGAAAGTGGGAGTCTTACAACCAGCTGCTGTGTCTGTCTATGAGTTTAACCATGAAAACAGTAACC AAACACATTGTGTGAAGTTCTACCATCCAGAGAGGAGAGGTGGTGAGCTACTGCGCATCTGTAGAAATGATGAATGCACATGTGCAGAAG AGAACTGTGGTGTACTGAAGAAGGGCAACGTCAGCAATGTGGAGCGCACAGCTAAGAGCTGTGAGACTAAAGTGAGCAGTAATATAGATTTTG TGTACAAAGTGAGAGTGGAAGATTTTATAGATGGCTTgtccacggacatttacacagtgcTGGTACTGGAAGTCATCAAAGAAG GAAATGATGACGTAGGCCCTCTGAATAAACAGCGCACATTCCTCAGTTATCGGCACTGCAGAAAGACTTTAGGTCTGAACAAAGGCAAAACCTACCTTATCATGGGTGCATCCAAAGATATTTACACAGAC